GCGATGATGTCCTCCTCGGACTCGATGCTCCTCTCGGGGTCGTCGTACTTCACCCGGGACCTCTATCGGCCCTTCGTGGACCGGGAGCTCTCCGAGCGCCGCGAGGACCGGCTGGGACGACTCGGCGTGGTGGGCTTTGCCGTCGCCGCCCTGCTCGCGAGTATCTGGGCCGAGGGCGGGGGCATCGGGGCCGCAAGCGTCGGCTCGCTTTTGATCGAGATCGGTGACCTGGCCTTCGGCGGGTTCGCCCAGCTCGCCGGCCCGGTGCTGCTTGCACTCTACTGGCGCGGGACGACCCGAAGCGGGTTGCTCGCGGGCATCCTGGCCCCCCAGGTCGTCTACGTAACCTTCAACTTCCTCCCCGCGACGACCGTCGCCGGCCTCCCGCTTTTCGCCACCAGCTATTTCGGCTGGGGGCTCTCCCTTTACGCGATGGTGTTCGGGGTGGGGGTGACCGCACTCGGGTCGGTCGCCGACCGCAAGCGCCGTTCCGGGGGTGTCAGGCCGTGAGCGAACCAGAGTCCGTCCCACAGACCCACATCGTCCCCGTCGGGTTCGAGTACGACCGGCTGATCGCCCCCCTGATCCGTGATCAGTTCACTGTCGATCGGGCACTGCTGCTGCAGGGCGCGGTCGGCAGCGAGGGCAACATCGAGTACTCAAAGCAGCTGGCCCGCAAACTCGAAGCGGACTTCCAGAACCTGCTCGGGGCCCGAACCGAGCGGATGACCGTCGAGAACGTCTATGACTACGACGCGGCCTTCGAGCAGGCCTTTGCGTGTATCACCGCCGAACTGGCGGCCGGTCGCGAGATCTGGGTGAACGTCTCCTCGATGCCACGCCCGGTGAGTTTCGCCTTCGCGACCGCGGCCCACTCGGTGATGGTCGAACGCGAGACCGACCGGGATCGCATCCACACCTACTACACGGCCCCCGAGAAGTATCTGGAGACGGAACTCGCCGAACAGCTCCGGGCGGGAATCGAGTTGCTCGAAACACTTGCGGCCGACATGGCC
This region of Halodesulfurarchaeum sp. HSR-GB genomic DNA includes:
- a CDS encoding DUF6293 family protein codes for the protein MSEPESVPQTHIVPVGFEYDRLIAPLIRDQFTVDRALLLQGAVGSEGNIEYSKQLARKLEADFQNLLGARTERMTVENVYDYDAAFEQAFACITAELAAGREIWVNVSSMPRPVSFAFATAAHSVMVERETDRDRIHTYYTAPEKYLETELAEQLRAGIELLETLAADMAEDGTVTVDPERIRERLAAATSLLAEFDERGATVGTAEIDGSHVQELPVAPFSNVKPFEELILHTLGEHGEFESISEFAETLAADLGEEYTDSFRSKVIYNVDRLGPGGVGYIERETEGKSYRIRLSRIGELWVRSHATEGATA